In one window of Pseudomonas sp. IAC-BECa141 DNA:
- a CDS encoding DUF3509 domain-containing protein, whose translation MDNPFQIITDAFAPDYQINLSIQGLDGSIMLTLSNGGRIVAKRMISAEQRNDPKRLKRLVQSIQFGIAIEQGHSAMAILDAMTRGDGITPPPRQARHHPRPAAGL comes from the coding sequence ATGGACAATCCTTTTCAGATCATTACCGATGCCTTCGCGCCGGACTATCAGATCAACCTGAGCATTCAGGGGCTCGACGGCAGCATCATGCTGACCCTTTCCAACGGCGGCCGGATCGTCGCCAAACGGATGATCAGCGCCGAACAGCGCAACGACCCCAAGCGCCTCAAGCGCCTGGTGCAAAGCATTCAGTTCGGCATCGCCATCGAGCAGGGCCATAGCGCCATGGCGATCCTCGACGCCATGACCCGCGGCGACGGAATCACTCCGCCACCGCGTCAGGCCAGACATCATCCCCGGCCAGCTGCCGGCCTCTAG
- the hmgA gene encoding homogentisate 1,2-dioxygenase, whose protein sequence is MNLDSALAYQSGFGNEFSSEALPGALPVGQNSPQKAPYGLYTELFSGTAFTMTRSEARRTWMYRIQPSANHPAFVKLERQLAGGPLGEVTPNRLRWNPLDIPAEPTDFIDGLVSMAANSAAEKPAGISIYHYCANRSMERVFFNADGELLLVPQLGRLRIATELGVLEVAPLEIAVLPRGLKFRVELLDPQARGYVAENHGAPLRLPDLGPIGSNGLANPRDFLTPVAAYENLQQPTTLVQKFLGQLWGTKLNHSPLNVVAWHGNNVPYKYDLRRFNTIGTVSFDHPDPSIFTVLTSPTSVHGLANLDFVIFPPRWMVAENTFRPPWFHRNLMNEFMGLIQGEYDAKAEGFVPGGASLHSCMSAHGPDGETCTKAINADLKPAKIDNTMAFMFETSQVLRPSRFALDCPQLQSTYDACWASLPATFDPTRR, encoded by the coding sequence ATGAACCTCGATTCAGCCCTGGCTTACCAGTCCGGTTTCGGCAACGAATTCAGCTCCGAAGCGTTGCCCGGCGCGCTGCCCGTCGGCCAGAACTCTCCGCAAAAAGCCCCTTACGGTCTGTACACCGAACTGTTCTCCGGCACCGCGTTCACCATGACCCGCAGCGAAGCGCGGCGTACATGGATGTACCGGATCCAGCCATCGGCCAATCACCCGGCTTTCGTCAAACTGGAGCGGCAACTGGCAGGTGGTCCGTTGGGTGAAGTGACCCCCAATCGCCTGCGCTGGAACCCACTGGACATCCCGGCCGAACCCACCGATTTCATCGATGGTCTGGTGAGCATGGCGGCCAACTCCGCTGCCGAAAAACCGGCCGGCATCAGCATCTATCACTATTGCGCCAACCGTTCGATGGAACGCGTTTTCTTCAACGCCGACGGCGAGCTGCTGCTGGTGCCGCAACTGGGTCGCCTGCGCATCGCCACCGAACTGGGTGTGCTGGAAGTGGCGCCGCTGGAAATCGCCGTGCTGCCACGGGGTTTGAAATTCCGCGTCGAACTGCTCGATCCGCAAGCGCGCGGCTACGTCGCCGAGAACCATGGCGCGCCGCTGCGCCTGCCGGATCTGGGACCGATCGGCAGCAACGGTCTGGCCAATCCGCGGGACTTCCTGACCCCGGTCGCCGCCTACGAAAACCTGCAACAACCGACCACCCTGGTGCAGAAATTCCTCGGTCAGTTGTGGGGCACCAAACTCAATCACTCACCGCTGAACGTGGTCGCCTGGCACGGCAACAACGTGCCGTACAAATATGACCTGCGCCGCTTCAACACTATCGGCACCGTCAGTTTCGATCACCCGGACCCGTCGATCTTCACCGTGCTGACCTCGCCGACCAGCGTCCACGGCCTGGCCAACCTCGACTTTGTGATCTTCCCGCCGCGCTGGATGGTGGCCGAGAACACCTTCCGTCCGCCGTGGTTCCACCGCAACCTGATGAACGAATTCATGGGCCTGATCCAGGGCGAGTACGACGCCAAGGCCGAAGGTTTTGTGCCCGGCGGCGCATCTCTGCACAGCTGCATGAGCGCCCACGGCCCGGACGGCGAGACCTGCACCAAAGCCATCAACGCGGACCTCAAACCGGCCAAGATCGACAACACCATGGCCTTCATGTTCGAGACCAGCCAGGTGCTGCGCCCAAGCCGCTTCGCCCTCGACTGTCCGCAACTGCAATCCACTTACGACGCCTGCTGGGCCTCGCTGCCCGCCACGTTCGACCCGACCCGGAGATAA
- a CDS encoding dermonecrotic toxin domain-containing protein: MENGLLRSQVALHESMGGVSSFQEYVRGVVETHISADDTQRVDPDTVWVTVQHSLPMGSRRIEHIERKTLTQLFMYGVHDKGAAYSIKFEAFHNNPRLTASNIERTIRQLDLRVQYANERNDRFGRASVREAMCKVLAQQIAVSNFAAILQKHISPQAQDMVQRYLLGKPEMEATGVAFRPYYKPFRDMLAFRAKGAAPDHSRHVLYAPGAPTGQQWFEFTDLTALKRQFIAWGFEPRDRDFLTGQAFSENRAEFEKDYLSFSEPGPVFQPWWWGDVTLVQWTQGLDDGPLMGAIHGIIDWEVAEEKVATPVWYRNAAAQDRELLTRLNTEFKAIYEVSKDELNIPTMVSFSRDLVMERLNRHLRGADPKHPLIDPDQVNVKVRGQEWMTLTQLFIQWQLWPSDGQVAFASRNGASLGNLNASVVRALISLKPAMAYEWHLVDHFANSPKQSLKAKLFCKVKQNEMLKAAVTQKMQGSLSSEQFNWLAGLVEGLDHDRPHELEPFKPGTTPQEGIYTLTLEGRRIEGAYTFGRRVAGKLQLLVYIPKAPDGLSFRPLASLTLGLKGGSLGNHVIALARLEHRAVVQNFVIRCQKAANTLPAPALINSYAVTHFKFEFDSMVSRVLSDVDHQTTTPAERFWNTVLVVTELAVDIVSLFVPPVGLVASIVRITRSIVQGIVAYSLGDDDAGRNHLASAWRSSILLYVGVIAGVGGSVSAVGALTRVKDIADIVSTATGVPVGIGYITAAVSPHVIADSKTHIVG; the protein is encoded by the coding sequence ATGGAAAACGGATTGTTGAGAAGTCAGGTGGCATTGCATGAGTCGATGGGCGGGGTGTCTTCATTCCAGGAATATGTGCGCGGTGTCGTCGAAACTCATATTTCCGCAGACGATACCCAACGTGTGGATCCTGATACGGTCTGGGTGACGGTGCAACATTCACTGCCGATGGGCAGCCGGCGTATCGAGCATATCGAGCGTAAAACCCTGACCCAGCTGTTCATGTACGGCGTGCATGACAAGGGGGCTGCGTACTCGATCAAGTTCGAGGCGTTTCACAACAACCCGCGACTGACCGCGTCCAATATCGAACGCACCATCCGCCAGCTTGATCTGCGGGTGCAATACGCCAATGAACGCAATGACCGCTTTGGACGGGCGTCGGTCAGAGAAGCCATGTGTAAAGTGCTGGCACAGCAGATTGCCGTCAGTAACTTCGCCGCGATCCTGCAAAAACACATCAGCCCGCAGGCCCAGGATATGGTACAGCGGTATCTGCTCGGGAAACCGGAAATGGAGGCAACGGGTGTTGCTTTCCGGCCTTACTACAAACCGTTCAGGGACATGCTTGCGTTTCGCGCGAAAGGCGCGGCGCCTGATCATTCAAGGCATGTCCTTTATGCTCCCGGCGCACCGACAGGGCAGCAGTGGTTCGAGTTCACCGATCTGACGGCATTGAAGCGACAGTTCATTGCCTGGGGATTCGAGCCGCGTGACCGTGACTTCCTGACCGGTCAGGCATTCAGCGAAAATCGTGCGGAATTCGAGAAGGACTACCTTTCCTTCAGCGAACCGGGCCCGGTATTCCAGCCATGGTGGTGGGGGGACGTGACACTGGTGCAATGGACTCAAGGGCTGGATGATGGCCCGCTGATGGGGGCCATCCACGGGATCATCGACTGGGAAGTCGCTGAGGAAAAAGTGGCTACCCCCGTCTGGTACCGGAACGCGGCGGCGCAGGATCGTGAGCTGCTCACCCGGCTGAATACGGAGTTCAAGGCGATCTACGAAGTGTCAAAAGATGAGCTGAATATCCCCACAATGGTGTCGTTTTCGCGAGACCTGGTGATGGAAAGGCTGAACCGTCATCTGCGAGGGGCTGACCCGAAACACCCATTGATCGATCCTGATCAAGTGAACGTCAAGGTGCGTGGGCAGGAGTGGATGACGCTTACTCAACTGTTCATTCAATGGCAACTCTGGCCGAGCGATGGTCAGGTGGCATTTGCCTCCAGAAATGGTGCTTCGCTGGGAAATCTGAATGCGAGCGTTGTGAGGGCCTTGATCAGCCTGAAACCGGCCATGGCGTATGAGTGGCATCTGGTTGACCATTTCGCCAATTCCCCGAAGCAGAGCCTGAAGGCGAAGCTCTTCTGCAAGGTCAAGCAAAACGAAATGCTCAAGGCTGCAGTGACCCAAAAGATGCAGGGCTCCCTGTCCTCCGAGCAATTCAATTGGTTGGCGGGACTGGTCGAGGGGCTGGATCATGACCGCCCTCATGAGCTGGAACCGTTCAAACCCGGAACCACCCCGCAGGAAGGTATTTATACGCTGACCCTTGAGGGGCGACGCATCGAGGGTGCCTACACGTTCGGACGCCGTGTGGCGGGGAAGTTGCAACTGCTGGTCTACATTCCCAAGGCACCGGACGGTTTGAGCTTTCGTCCGCTCGCGTCGCTGACACTGGGACTCAAGGGCGGCAGCCTGGGCAATCACGTCATTGCACTGGCAAGGCTGGAGCACCGAGCTGTCGTGCAGAATTTCGTCATTCGTTGTCAGAAAGCTGCAAACACCCTCCCTGCACCTGCATTGATCAACAGTTACGCCGTGACTCATTTCAAGTTCGAGTTCGACAGCATGGTTTCGCGGGTGCTCAGCGATGTCGATCATCAAACGACCACGCCTGCCGAGCGTTTCTGGAACACGGTGCTGGTGGTCACGGAGCTGGCGGTGGATATCGTCTCGCTGTTTGTACCGCCGGTGGGACTGGTCGCCAGTATCGTACGGATCACAAGGTCGATCGTTCAGGGCATCGTTGCCTACAGCCTGGGGGATGACGACGCAGGCAGGAACCATCTGGCCTCGGCCTGGAGAAGCTCCATCCTCTTGTACGTCGGCGTGATCGCCGGTGTTGGCGGATCGGTTTCGGCGGTGGGCGCGTTGACACGGGTCAAGGATATTGCGGACATCGTATCTACCGCGACCGGCGTGCCGGTCGGGATCGGTTACATCACCGCAGCGGTTTCTCCCCATGTGATTGCGGACAGCAAGACCCATATCGTCGGCTGA
- a CDS encoding phosphate-starvation-inducible protein PsiE, which produces MKINWAEKLRQNVHQLAESLGNLFVETFHYLALFAIGAVTAWAAVMEFLGMLEEGHIKIDDILLLFIYLELGAMVGIYFKTNHMPVRFLIYVAITALTRLLISNVSHHNPPDMGIIYLCGGILLLAFSILVVRYASSQFPSVKIENPHRKIGTGSSEHPEVEKGEL; this is translated from the coding sequence GTGAAAATCAACTGGGCCGAGAAACTGCGGCAAAACGTGCATCAACTAGCCGAGTCCCTGGGCAACCTGTTCGTCGAGACTTTCCACTACCTGGCGCTGTTCGCCATTGGTGCGGTGACCGCGTGGGCGGCGGTGATGGAATTTCTCGGGATGCTCGAGGAAGGGCACATCAAGATCGATGACATTCTGTTGCTGTTCATCTATCTGGAACTGGGGGCGATGGTCGGGATTTATTTCAAGACTAACCACATGCCGGTGCGATTCCTGATTTACGTGGCAATCACGGCGCTGACGCGCCTGCTGATCTCCAACGTCTCCCACCACAATCCGCCAGACATGGGCATCATCTACCTGTGCGGCGGGATTCTGCTGCTGGCGTTTTCGATCCTGGTGGTGCGTTACGCCTCATCGCAATTCCCTTCGGTGAAAATCGAGAACCCGCACCGCAAGATCGGCACGGGTTCCAGTGAACATCCGGAAGTGGAGAAGGGCGAACTCTAG
- a CDS encoding MFS transporter: protein MHNQIASFRAALDARPVSRFQWLLLILLALLLVTDGYDAQVLGYVVPALAQDWGLEKSAFGPVFSANLLGLTLGSLAVTPLADRFGVRRILLACVLIYASLTVLMVFADSLNTLMIARFICGIGMGGAMPSAMALMSEYSPPRLRTLMVTLAACGFSFGGAAGGFVAAGFIDRFGWQAVFLAGGVTPLLLFPFLWWMLPESLPRLLRDAPPYARLRKVTARMLPEWQPPAASVEQNEREQGSKLTVVELFRNGYARPTLLIWATFFVSLILLYFMISWLPSLLLESGLKLNEANLVTSMFLFAGTLGAICMAWFADRLKSKVRLLSGVLAGAAVCTILLGLNHDNPRYLVACVFAAGFCIIGGQLTLNAFASNFYPAQVRATGTGWALGVGRFGSILGPLFGSLLLAMHIPVEQIFFFCAIPAVIAALLIIQVRSPSQVAQDPVGASLLAKNDNAV from the coding sequence ATGCACAACCAGATTGCCAGCTTCCGGGCGGCACTCGACGCCCGTCCTGTGTCCCGCTTTCAGTGGTTGCTCCTGATTCTTCTCGCCTTGCTGCTGGTCACCGACGGCTATGACGCCCAGGTGCTCGGTTACGTGGTGCCGGCACTGGCGCAGGACTGGGGCCTGGAAAAGTCCGCGTTCGGCCCGGTGTTCAGCGCCAACCTGCTGGGTCTGACGCTTGGCTCCCTCGCGGTGACGCCTCTGGCCGACCGCTTCGGCGTTCGACGGATTCTGCTCGCCTGCGTGCTGATCTACGCCAGCCTCACCGTGCTGATGGTGTTCGCCGATTCCCTGAATACCCTGATGATCGCGCGCTTCATCTGCGGTATCGGCATGGGCGGCGCGATGCCCAGCGCCATGGCGTTGATGTCGGAATATTCACCGCCACGCCTGCGTACGCTGATGGTGACGCTGGCGGCTTGCGGCTTCTCGTTCGGCGGTGCGGCCGGTGGTTTTGTGGCGGCCGGCTTCATCGACCGTTTCGGCTGGCAAGCGGTGTTCCTCGCCGGTGGTGTCACGCCGTTGCTGCTGTTTCCGTTTCTCTGGTGGATGCTGCCGGAATCCTTGCCGCGTCTTCTACGTGACGCGCCGCCCTATGCGCGCCTGCGCAAGGTCACCGCACGCATGCTGCCGGAGTGGCAACCGCCCGCCGCATCGGTCGAGCAGAACGAACGCGAGCAGGGCAGCAAGCTGACCGTGGTGGAATTGTTCCGCAACGGTTATGCGCGTCCGACCTTGCTGATCTGGGCAACCTTTTTCGTCAGCCTGATCCTGCTGTATTTCATGATCAGTTGGCTGCCGTCGCTGCTGCTGGAAAGTGGCCTGAAACTCAACGAAGCGAACCTGGTGACGTCGATGTTCCTGTTCGCCGGCACGCTCGGCGCGATCTGCATGGCGTGGTTCGCCGATCGATTGAAAAGCAAGGTGCGACTGTTGTCCGGCGTGCTGGCTGGCGCGGCGGTGTGCACGATTCTGCTGGGCCTGAATCACGACAACCCGCGTTATCTGGTGGCCTGTGTGTTCGCGGCAGGGTTCTGCATCATCGGCGGGCAACTGACGCTCAATGCGTTCGCCAGCAATTTCTATCCGGCCCAGGTTCGCGCCACCGGCACTGGCTGGGCATTGGGAGTCGGGCGATTCGGCTCGATTCTCGGGCCGCTGTTCGGCAGCCTGTTGCTGGCGATGCACATTCCGGTGGAGCAGATTTTCTTCTTCTGCGCGATTCCGGCGGTGATCGCGGCGTTGCTGATCATTCAGGTGCGTTCGCCTTCGCAGGTTGCGCAAGATCCTGTGGGAGCGAGCTTGCTCGCGAAGAACGATAACGCGGTTTGA
- a CDS encoding Glu/Leu/Phe/Val dehydrogenase family protein codes for MFALMQSTRLESLHLSVDPVSGLKAVIAIHNSRLGPALGGCRYLAYPNDESAVEDAIRLAQGMSYKAALAGLAQGGGVAVIVRPVHVENRAALFEAFGRCIDQLDGRYITAIDSGTSVADMDCIAQQTQHVTSTTSAGDPAPHAAMGVFTGIRATAMARLGSDNLEGLRVAIQGLGNVGFALAEQLHAAGAELLVSDIDHGKVQLAMEQLNAHPIANDALLSTPCDILAPCGLGGVLNSHTVTQLRCSAVAGSANNQLTHLDVADQLERRGILYAPDYVINAGGLIYVSLKHRGEELTTITAHLSKISSRLTEVFAHAQAEKRSPARVADELAEKVLYR; via the coding sequence ATGTTTGCTCTCATGCAAAGCACTCGCCTGGAATCGCTGCACCTTAGCGTTGATCCGGTGTCCGGATTGAAGGCGGTCATTGCCATCCATAACAGTCGCCTCGGGCCAGCCCTGGGCGGTTGTCGTTATCTTGCCTACCCGAACGACGAATCTGCAGTCGAGGACGCCATACGCCTGGCCCAGGGCATGAGCTACAAGGCCGCGCTGGCCGGTCTTGCTCAGGGCGGCGGGGTGGCCGTGATCGTGCGGCCGGTCCACGTGGAAAACCGCGCTGCATTGTTTGAAGCCTTCGGCCGTTGCATCGATCAGCTCGACGGGCGCTACATCACCGCCATCGACAGCGGCACCTCGGTGGCGGACATGGATTGCATCGCCCAGCAGACTCAGCATGTCACCAGCACTACTTCAGCCGGCGACCCGGCGCCGCATGCCGCGATGGGCGTGTTCACCGGGATTCGCGCCACGGCCATGGCACGGCTGGGGAGCGACAATCTTGAAGGCTTGCGCGTGGCAATTCAGGGGTTGGGCAATGTCGGGTTTGCGCTCGCGGAGCAGTTGCACGCAGCGGGCGCCGAACTGCTGGTCAGCGACATCGACCACGGCAAGGTGCAACTGGCGATGGAACAGCTCAACGCCCATCCGATTGCCAACGACGCATTGCTCAGCACGCCGTGCGACATCCTCGCACCGTGCGGCCTTGGCGGTGTGCTTAACAGCCACACGGTCACCCAGTTGCGCTGCTCGGCGGTGGCGGGCTCGGCCAACAATCAGCTGACGCATCTGGACGTCGCCGATCAACTGGAACGGCGCGGCATCCTGTATGCACCCGATTACGTGATCAATGCCGGCGGGCTGATCTACGTTTCCCTCAAGCACCGGGGCGAAGAACTGACGACCATCACTGCGCATCTGTCGAAAATCAGTTCGCGGCTGACTGAAGTTTTTGCCCATGCCCAGGCGGAAAAACGTTCACCGGCGCGGGTGGCGGACGAACTGGCGGAAAAGGTGTTGTACCGCTGA
- a CDS encoding IclR family transcriptional regulator, with amino-acid sequence MEKTSDSNGKQKVRSAEVGTDILKALAELSPSTSLSRLAEHVQMPASKVHRYLQALIASGFAEQNTATNHYGLGREALRVGLAALNSMDVLKVAALPLAELRDELNETCFLAVWGNQGATVVHIEPAVRAVTVVTQLGSVLPLLSSSTGLVFGAYLPHRETDELREQEIAVGGHPLADEKAYAALCGQIRERGLHHVHGLLMPGVDALSAPVFNALGQVAAVLTIVGPTSLFHADENGPAAQRLLAATRAVSWRMGFQPA; translated from the coding sequence ATGGAAAAAACCAGCGACAGCAACGGCAAACAGAAAGTCCGCTCCGCCGAGGTCGGCACCGACATCCTCAAGGCCCTGGCCGAGTTGTCGCCGTCCACTTCGCTGTCGCGTCTGGCCGAACATGTGCAGATGCCGGCGAGCAAGGTTCATCGTTATCTGCAGGCATTGATCGCCAGCGGCTTCGCCGAGCAGAACACCGCCACCAACCATTACGGCCTCGGTCGTGAAGCGCTGCGCGTGGGCCTGGCGGCACTCAACAGTATGGACGTGCTGAAAGTCGCCGCCCTGCCCCTGGCCGAGCTGCGCGACGAACTCAACGAAACCTGTTTCCTGGCGGTATGGGGCAATCAGGGCGCGACCGTGGTGCACATCGAACCGGCGGTGCGCGCGGTAACCGTGGTGACGCAACTGGGCTCGGTGTTGCCGCTGCTCAGTTCATCCACTGGTCTGGTCTTCGGCGCGTACCTGCCGCATCGTGAAACCGATGAATTGCGCGAGCAGGAAATCGCCGTCGGCGGCCATCCGCTGGCGGACGAAAAAGCCTATGCGGCGTTGTGCGGACAGATTCGCGAACGCGGTCTGCATCATGTCCACGGCTTGCTGATGCCTGGCGTCGATGCTCTCTCGGCACCGGTGTTCAACGCCCTCGGGCAGGTCGCGGCGGTATTGACCATCGTCGGCCCGACCTCGTTGTTCCACGCCGACGAAAACGGCCCGGCGGCGCAGCGATTGCTGGCGGCGACGCGGGCCGTGAGTTGGCGGATGGGGTTTCAGCCAGCTTGA
- the fahA gene encoding fumarylacetoacetase: protein MTQNSITRSWVASANGHSDFPLQNLPLGVFSLNGSAPRAGVAIGEHIFDLQVALEAGLFDGVARRAVEAMRGGQLNAFFELGRDARVALRERLLELFSEGSTHRGNIEAQGAKLLPLAADCQLHLPARISDYTDFYVGIEHAQNVGKLFRPDNPLLPNYKHVPIGYHGRASTVRASGADVRRPKGQTLPAGATEPTFGPCARLDYELELGIWIGQGNEMGEPIAIGDAAEHIAGFCLLNDWSARDIQAWEYQPLGPFLSKSFITSVSPWVVTAEALAPFRTAQPARPQGDPQPLPYLLDKRDQEGGGFDIELEVLLLTEKMREQNLPAHRLTLSNTRYMYWTVAQMVAHHSVNGCQLQAGDLFGSGTLSGPENGQFGSLLEITEGGKKPIELASGEVRKFLEDGDEIILRARCAREGFASIGFGECRGTVLAAR, encoded by the coding sequence ATGACTCAGAATTCCATCACCCGCAGTTGGGTCGCTTCCGCCAATGGCCACAGCGATTTCCCGCTGCAGAACCTGCCGCTGGGTGTGTTCAGCCTCAACGGCTCGGCGCCGCGCGCGGGCGTGGCGATTGGTGAACACATATTCGATCTGCAAGTAGCGCTGGAGGCCGGGCTGTTCGACGGCGTCGCGCGCCGTGCTGTCGAAGCCATGCGCGGCGGGCAGTTGAACGCCTTCTTCGAACTCGGCCGCGACGCCCGCGTTGCATTGCGCGAACGTCTGCTGGAGCTGTTCAGCGAAGGCAGCACCCATCGCGGCAACATTGAAGCCCAGGGCGCAAAACTGCTGCCGCTGGCTGCCGATTGCCAGTTGCACCTGCCGGCGCGCATCAGTGACTACACCGACTTCTACGTTGGCATCGAACACGCGCAGAACGTCGGCAAACTGTTCCGCCCGGACAACCCGCTGCTGCCGAACTACAAACACGTGCCGATCGGCTACCACGGTCGTGCGTCCACCGTGCGTGCTTCCGGTGCCGACGTGAGGCGTCCGAAAGGCCAGACCTTGCCGGCCGGCGCGACCGAGCCGACTTTCGGCCCGTGTGCGCGTCTGGACTATGAGCTGGAGCTGGGAATCTGGATCGGTCAGGGCAACGAGATGGGCGAGCCGATTGCCATTGGCGATGCCGCTGAACACATTGCCGGTTTCTGCCTGCTCAACGACTGGTCGGCCCGTGACATCCAGGCCTGGGAATACCAGCCGCTCGGCCCGTTCCTGTCCAAGAGCTTCATCACCAGCGTCTCGCCATGGGTGGTGACTGCCGAAGCGCTGGCGCCATTCCGCACCGCACAACCGGCGCGTCCGCAAGGTGATCCGCAGCCGCTGCCGTACCTGCTCGACAAACGCGATCAGGAGGGCGGTGGTTTCGACATCGAGCTGGAAGTGCTGCTGCTTACCGAGAAAATGCGCGAGCAGAATCTGCCGGCCCATCGCCTGACCCTGAGCAACACGCGCTACATGTACTGGACCGTTGCGCAAATGGTCGCGCACCACAGCGTCAACGGTTGCCAGTTGCAGGCCGGTGACCTGTTCGGTTCGGGCACCTTGTCCGGCCCTGAAAACGGTCAGTTCGGCAGCCTGCTGGAAATCACCGAGGGCGGCAAAAAACCGATCGAGCTGGCGTCCGGCGAAGTGCGCAAATTCCTTGAAGACGGCGACGAAATCATCTTGCGCGCTCGCTGCGCCCGCGAAGGTTTTGCCTCGATCGGTTTCGGCGAGTGCCGTGGCACCGTGCTGGCGGCACGCTGA
- the maiA gene encoding maleylacetoacetate isomerase: MDLYTYYRSTSSYRVRIALALKGLDYQALPVNLIAAPGGEHRQPAYLAINPQGRVPALRTDEGKLLIQSPAIIEYLEERYPQVPLLPEDLVARAQVRGVAAVIGCDVHPLHNVSVLNRLRGLGHDEPQVNEWIGHWISQGLATVEQLIGDSGFCFGEWPCVADVYLIAQLYAAERFNVSLEAYPRIRRVAALAAEHPAFIAAHPANQPDTP, encoded by the coding sequence ATGGATCTTTACACCTATTACCGTTCCACCTCGTCGTACCGGGTGCGGATCGCGCTGGCACTCAAGGGCCTCGACTATCAGGCGCTGCCGGTCAATCTGATCGCAGCGCCTGGCGGCGAGCATCGGCAACCGGCGTATCTGGCGATCAATCCCCAGGGCCGGGTGCCGGCGCTGCGCACGGACGAAGGCAAGTTGCTGATCCAGTCGCCGGCAATCATCGAATACCTGGAAGAGCGTTATCCACAGGTGCCGTTGCTCCCCGAGGACCTCGTTGCCCGTGCCCAGGTGCGCGGTGTGGCGGCGGTGATCGGCTGCGACGTGCATCCGCTGCACAACGTCAGCGTGCTTAATCGCCTGCGCGGGTTGGGGCATGACGAGCCGCAGGTCAACGAGTGGATCGGCCACTGGATCAGTCAGGGGCTGGCGACGGTGGAGCAATTGATCGGCGACAGCGGTTTCTGTTTTGGCGAGTGGCCGTGTGTGGCTGACGTTTACCTGATTGCGCAGTTGTACGCGGCCGAGCGGTTCAACGTTTCGCTGGAGGCCTATCCACGGATTCGCCGGGTCGCCGCGTTGGCCGCTGAACATCCGGCGTTCATTGCGGCGCATCCGGCGAATCAGCCGGACACACCGTAA